TATAAATTAACACATAGAAAACTTTTTCGCTTTAACTTTTTCGCTTTAACTTTTTCCCAAAAGTCCGTAACTCCAGTAATTGACCTGTAGAGCGAATAAAATGTTTAACTACTCTAGTATTAGCTCTGTGAACAACTATATTCTTAGCTATTAAATATTCAAGTAAAGCTTTTTCATAGCCTCCAGTAGTTTCAAGAACTACAAAAGAATTATCCTTGAGTATAGGATGATCTGATAAAAGCTCATCAAAACCAGTTAAGTTATTAAGATATTTAAAAGTCTTTTTCTTAGCATGAATTGCTACTACAAAATCATTCTTTGATATATCAATACCGATAAAATTATGATACATTTCAAGTATCTCCTTAGTATGTTTATAAATGTTTGCGATTGTAAACGGTCGTTAAAACCAAGCAACTATCCAAACGTATTAAGGAGATAACCCAAGTACCTTGATGACGACGATTGTTTAAATCTATTCCGGGACGGTCGCTTGGGTTATAATCAAAACTATTAAACAGCTCTGATTTAACTCCTTAGTAAACATTATACTAAGAATTTAACTTACAATTCCGTCAGGCTTGACCACGGAATCTACTGAAATAGCTGGTTTTAAGCTATTTCAGTTAGTACTACTTTTATGCCTAGTAGGCTATAGTATAATGCATAAAGTTAGTTTACTGTAAAAATAGGTAAAATATGCCACATTAATCCCTAACAACACCTATTTTTAGTGTAATACAGCGCGATTTTATTTGAATCAAAATATAAACATTGAGAATACAATCTAGCAATATAACCACTAGAATTATATGACAACGACTATCCTTTTATAATTAAGTTTTTTTCACCATACTTTCTACGTAAGTGTGTTAATATTTCACTATCAATATGTATACAATTTGAAATATTTAAGTATTTCAAATTTGGTAACCTTTGCGTAAGCTTCTCCACACGCGAATAGTCTATGGTTTTACTATTTGAAAGATCCAGCGATTCCAGAGCTGATAAATTTAGTAGCCAATCAATATCAATTATTTCACAATTAGAAAGGTATAGTGACCTTAAATTTAAGTATTGGCCAATCACATATGCTAAAGAATAAGAAATTTCATAACCTGAAATATCTAGAGACTTCAATTTGCTCAGTCTGAAAGCGTGGCTATCAGCTATAGATAGGTTACTTATTTTATTGCCACATAATTTTAATGACTCCAAGCTTTTCATCTTTGAGACAATGGATTCCACTCCTTTATCTGTGATTTTATTGTAATTTAAATTTAATATTTTCAAGCTTGGCAAACTTGAGACAATGTCTCCCACTCCTTTATCTGTGATTCTATTATTCGAAACATCCAATGACTCCAAACCTGTTAGTTTACCAACAATAAGTTCTACTTCTTCATCACCAATATTATTACCAGACAAGTGTAAGTGTTTTATGTTGGGTAAGCAAGATACAATCTTTATGATTACATTTCTCATGCCTTCAGGATAGCCTGAAATTTTTAGAGTCGTCATTGAGGTTTTTGAGCTTGCTGGTAAATAAGATCCAATAGCTTGAGCCATTTCTTTTCCATCAGACATTTCTATCCCAGTTTTTAACCAAGTATTATGTGAAAAATCTATCGAGTTCAAATTTTTTAAATTCGTAAAAATATCTCGAACACCTTCAATTCCTATTTCATTATGCTCAAGATTAAGGTGTTCCAACTTTTTTAAGTTGTTAGCAATTTCCTTTGCCCCTTTGTCAGTAATGTCACAATCTGAGAGAGTTAAGTGTTTCATTTGCTTTAAACGGTAAGTTATATGCCCTAAACCATCATCCCCAATCTTATTACCAGACAAATTTAATGCTTCCAAATTACTTAGAGTGTTAGCAATTTCAAAAGTTCCATTCGTTATAATTTTGTTACCTTTAAGATTAAGCGAGGTTACTAAATTTGGATATTCAATCTTATTAAATATTTGTTTAATATCTACATTATATAGATTATAATTAGATAAGTCTAAACTATTACGACCAAGTTTTAGCATGTGATTAATATTATTAATAATTTTTTTAATTTTATATTCTTCCATTTAATTATTTGAAATAACTCCATTATTTGTTTATTTTAAATATAACACAGTTATTTAATTATTAATATATTTTTACGAATATATTTCATATTATTACTAATTGAACTACTGCAAGCAGTCATTAAAAATTTAAAGCAGACTCCTAAGCCACAAACTCTGTAGTTGCTTTCCGATGCTTTTTTCCTTTCGCTGATGGTTTAGAAGAATGTATCAAAGCAGGTGCAAAAGCTGTTATTCAACCAGGTGGCTCAAAAATGATCAAGAAGTAATCAACGCTACGAATAAAGCTGGTATAGCAATGGTCTTTACGAATATAAGACATTTTAAACACTAGAATTAAAGTAACGCACATTGGCGGTTAGTAGTTACAAAAACAAATGATGGTGATACTTAAGTTTGAAGTGACTAATGATTCTATTGAATATATTGGTTATGAAAAATAATCTTCTCTTATCATCTTTATTAAGCATATCTGCTATAATCTGTTTACCTTTAATTTTTTAAATAATTTTCATGGCTGAAAAATATATATACTCAATGCATAGGGTCGGCAAAGTTGTGCCGCCTAATAAATATATACTCAAAGATATCTCGCTATCTTTTTTTGATGGTGCAAAGATTGGGGTGCTTGGTTTAAACGGCTCAGGTAAATCTACCCTACTTAAAATTATGGCTGGCCTTGACACTGAAATAGTGGGCGAAGCAGCTCCACGTAAAGGAGTTAAAATTGGTTACCTACCACAGGAGCCAAAACTAGATCATACTAAAGATGTCCGTGGTAATGTTGAAGAAGCCCTTTCCCACTTAAAAGATATGCTTACTAGATTTGATGAAATTAGTATGAAGTTCTGTGAGCCAATGTCTGATGATGAAATGGCAAAACTCCTTGAAGAACAAGGAGAGTTACAAAATGCTATAGATACCGCTGGTGCTTGGGAGATAGACCGTAAGCTTGAAGTAGCTGCGGAAGCTTTACGTTTACCGCCTTGGGATGCTGATGTTACTAAATTATCTGGAGGTGAGGCTCGTCGCGTAGCTTTATGTAAATTATTATTATCTGCTCCTGATATTCTACTTCTAGATGAGCCTACTAACCACTTAGATGCAGAGTCTGTAGCATGGCTTGAGAAATTCCTAGCAGAATACAAAGGTACTGTTGTAGCTGTTACGCACGATAGATATTTCTTAGATAATGTTGCTGAATGGATTTTAGAGCTAGATCGTGGTGAAGGTATACCATTTAAAGGTAATTACTCACAATGGCTTGAGCAAAAACAAAAACGCTTAGAAATGGAAGAAAAGCGTGAATCATCCCACCAAAAAGCACTAAAAGAAGAGTTAGAGTGGGTGCGTCAAAACGCTAAAGGCCGCCAAGCAAAATCAAAAGCAAGACTTGCAAAATTTGATGAATTAAGCTCGCAAGAGTTCCAAAAGCGTAATGAAACTCAAGAGCTATATATTCCACCTGGAGAACGTTTAGGAAATAATGTAATTAAGGTTAAAGATCTTGTTAAATCATTTGATGATAAATTACTAATCGATGGTCTTGATATGGATGTCTATCCTGGCTCGATTGTTGGAATCATTGGGGCTAATGGTGCTGGTAAATCGACTTTCTTTAAAATGCTAACAGACAAAGAAACTCCAGATGCTGGAAATATCACAATTGGTGAAACTGTAAATCTAGCATATGTAGATCAATCTCGCGATGCTCTAGATGATAGCAAAACTGTGTGGGAAGAGATCTCAGATGGTTTAGATGTAATCACAGTGGGTAAATTTACAATCCCATCACGTCAGTATGTAGGTAGATTTAATTTTAAAGGTGCAGACCAGCAGAAATATATTTCTCAATTATCTGGTGGTGAGAGAAACCGTGTTCATCTAGCCAAGCTATTAAGAAGTGGTGGTAATGTAATATTGCTTGATGAACCGACAAACGATCTAGATGTAGAAACTTTAAGAGCTCTAGAAGAAGCTATTTTAGCATTCCCTGGTTGTATTATGGTTATCTCACATGATAGATGGTTTTTAAATCGTATTGCTACACATATGCTTGCTTTTGAAGGCAATAGTGAAGTAGTATGGTTTGAAGGTAACTATGATGCTTATATCGAAGATAAAAAACGCCGTCTTGGCGATAAGTATGATGCTATTACTAAAATTAAATACAAGAGAATTTCTGTTGGCTAAAAACAGGAGCTAAAGCTCATGAAAATCTTTTTTTATTCTACTAAAAAGTATGACAAAGAGTATTTTTCTAAACTAAACTCTAATCATCAACTAACTTTTGGTGATTATCCTTTAAACCAGGAAACCGTTATTTTTGCTAAAGGCTATGATGCTGTGTGCATCTTTGTAAATGATGTTTGTGACGCAGATGTATTAGATAAACTTGATGATATTGGAGTCAAAAATATTCTTCTAACTGGAGTTACGGACTTTTAAATTTAAGCAGTCATTTTGAGTATTTTTTTCATTTTTATAATTTCCCTATGACTCGCTTGATTGGCGGCGATTAACATTTTCCTTTTCAACGCATAGTGATTTTTATTTGAAGCAAGTTTTAGTTTTTCAAGTTCAATAAATGCACCTATAGATAAACCTATATGGTTAAGCTGAGTAGTAATTACAGATGTAGGTGATTTAGCAAGACTAGCGTTTTGTTTTATACTTCGATGATAAACTTCTATATTCCATCTTTTTTGATAGATATCTTCTATGTGGTTACTCTCTAGGTTTAGATCATTAGTAATTAAATAAATCTCACCTGTTGAATTGTCCCCGTTTTTGAAGACTTGGCGAGTAACCACAAGACTATATTTTATATCTTTTAAATAAATTTTCATAGCCTCATTTTCTAGCAATCCTAATTCATCTAACCTACAGTAGTTACCAGCAAGAGCATTAGCTTTACTCTTAGCAACTAAACGATTATTTGCTATACCTATTACATACGAGAGTTTATGTTTGTTAAAGAATTTCAAATTAGTTTTAGAAGCAAAATATCTATCAGCTACTATATAATCAAAACTAGAGAAATTCTTAATAATTTTCAATATCAGTTTTCTTGCCAGTTCATTAATTGTGTAGCGTGCTTTACGCTTTAAGCGCTCCATACCTGCTTTATCTTTTTCTACTACAAAGTTTTCCTTAGTTTGTACTTCAAAGCCTACAGGAATATTAGCATCTCCAACGTGGATTAAAGCACTAATAAGATTGATGCCTTTAACTGCTCTACCTACAGAATGATCATAAAACCAGTTTACTACCTCATTGACCATACTATCAGATTTAGGACTTATTGTATTGTCTATAGATAATATCTTTGGCTTATCTTTGTAGGCGTTTAAAATACTTTTACCTTTTAACCAGACATATTTACTTTCATAACTACCAACTTTTAACATCCGAGAAAAACTATCATGCTTTACTAGTTCATCTAACATACTTGAACACATTGTCGCACTTGCTTGGGAGTTTTGACATAATAAATATTCAGTATATAGATTGGCTAATTCACGTTGTTTCATTTTTAGAACATAACATAGTTGATGTAATTATAAATTAACACATAGAAAACTTTTTCGCTTTAACTTTTTCCCAAAAGTCCGTAACTCCAGTTCTAAGGTGCGCCGGTTTTAACAACGTTGATATTGCCCATGCTAAAAGTCTAGGTATAAAAGTTGCCAGAGTACCAGCATATTCACCATTTTCAGTTGCTGAACATACTTTAGCTCTTTTATTATGCTTAAATCGTAAGATACATAAGGCTTATAATAGAGTCAAAGAAAGTAATTTTAATATAGAGGGGTTAGAAGGTTTTGATATTCATCAAAAAACTATAGGAATAATAGGTTTCGGTAATATTGGTAAAGCTTTTGGTCAAATTATGTCTGGATTTGGTGGAGAAATTTTAGTGTATGATCCTTTTATAAACAAAAAGGATATACCTGTATATGCTAAGTTAGTAGATTTGAATACTATATTTAAGGAAGCTGATGTTATAAGCTTACATTGCCCTCTAAATGAGGATACTAAATATATAATTGACCAAAAAGCTCTTAGTTTAATAAAAACTTCGGCATTTATAATCAACACAAGTCGTGGAGCATTAATTGATACTCAAGTTACCATCAAAGCTCTTAAATCTAAATCCATAGCTGGTTTAGCTATAGATGTTTATGAGTATGAAAAAGATATTTTCTTTAGAGATATGTCTGGAGAAATCATTAATGATGAAATCTTTGAAAGGCTTCTCACATTTCCAAATGTTTTAGTAACTGCTCACCAAGCTTTTTTAACTAAAGAAGCACTTGAAGAGATTGCAAATACAACTTTAAATAATGCTGTCTTAATGGAGAAATCAAAAAGTAATTTAAACTTTTTATAAAACCATAATTCGTATATCAACGCTAGATTGTATTTTCAATGTTTATTCTGATTCC
Above is a window of Allofrancisella inopinata DNA encoding:
- a CDS encoding leucine-rich repeat domain-containing protein — encoded protein: MEEYKIKKIINNINHMLKLGRNSLDLSNYNLYNVDIKQIFNKIEYPNLVTSLNLKGNKIITNGTFEIANTLSNLEALNLSGNKIGDDGLGHITYRLKQMKHLTLSDCDITDKGAKEIANNLKKLEHLNLEHNEIGIEGVRDIFTNLKNLNSIDFSHNTWLKTGIEMSDGKEMAQAIGSYLPASSKTSMTTLKISGYPEGMRNVIIKIVSCLPNIKHLHLSGNNIGDEEVELIVGKLTGLESLDVSNNRITDKGVGDIVSSLPSLKILNLNYNKITDKGVESIVSKMKSLESLKLCGNKISNLSIADSHAFRLSKLKSLDISGYEISYSLAYVIGQYLNLRSLYLSNCEIIDIDWLLNLSALESLDLSNSKTIDYSRVEKLTQRLPNLKYLNISNCIHIDSEILTHLRRKYGEKNLIIKG
- a CDS encoding NAD(P)-dependent oxidoreductase → MKVARVPAYSPFSVAEHTLALLLCLNRKIHKAYNRVKESNFNIEGLEGFDIHQKTIGIIGFGNIGKAFGQIMSGFGGEILVYDPFINKKDIPVYAKLVDLNTIFKEADVISLHCPLNEDTKYIIDQKALSLIKTSAFIINTSRGALIDTQVTIKALKSKSIAGLAIDVYEYEKDIFFRDMSGEIINDEIFERLLTFPNVLVTAHQAFLTKEALEEIANTTLNNAVLMEKSKSNLNFL
- a CDS encoding IS110 family transposase, which translates into the protein MYHNFIGIDISKNDFVVAIHAKKKTFKYLNNLTGFDELLSDHPILKDNSFVVLETTGGYEKALLEYLIAKNIVVHRANTRVVKHFIRSTGQLLELRTFGKKLKRKS
- the ettA gene encoding energy-dependent translational throttle protein EttA is translated as MAEKYIYSMHRVGKVVPPNKYILKDISLSFFDGAKIGVLGLNGSGKSTLLKIMAGLDTEIVGEAAPRKGVKIGYLPQEPKLDHTKDVRGNVEEALSHLKDMLTRFDEISMKFCEPMSDDEMAKLLEEQGELQNAIDTAGAWEIDRKLEVAAEALRLPPWDADVTKLSGGEARRVALCKLLLSAPDILLLDEPTNHLDAESVAWLEKFLAEYKGTVVAVTHDRYFLDNVAEWILELDRGEGIPFKGNYSQWLEQKQKRLEMEEKRESSHQKALKEELEWVRQNAKGRQAKSKARLAKFDELSSQEFQKRNETQELYIPPGERLGNNVIKVKDLVKSFDDKLLIDGLDMDVYPGSIVGIIGANGAGKSTFFKMLTDKETPDAGNITIGETVNLAYVDQSRDALDDSKTVWEEISDGLDVITVGKFTIPSRQYVGRFNFKGADQQKYISQLSGGERNRVHLAKLLRSGGNVILLDEPTNDLDVETLRALEEAILAFPGCIMVISHDRWFLNRIATHMLAFEGNSEVVWFEGNYDAYIEDKKRRLGDKYDAITKIKYKRISVG
- a CDS encoding IS701 family transposase, whose translation is MKQRELANLYTEYLLCQNSQASATMCSSMLDELVKHDSFSRMLKVGSYESKYVWLKGKSILNAYKDKPKILSIDNTISPKSDSMVNEVVNWFYDHSVGRAVKGINLISALIHVGDANIPVGFEVQTKENFVVEKDKAGMERLKRKARYTINELARKLILKIIKNFSSFDYIVADRYFASKTNLKFFNKHKLSYVIGIANNRLVAKSKANALAGNYCRLDELGLLENEAMKIYLKDIKYSLVVTRQVFKNGDNSTGEIYLITNDLNLESNHIEDIYQKRWNIEVYHRSIKQNASLAKSPTSVITTQLNHIGLSIGAFIELEKLKLASNKNHYALKRKMLIAANQASHREIIKMKKILKMTA